In one Deltaproteobacteria bacterium genomic region, the following are encoded:
- a CDS encoding 4Fe-4S binding protein, protein MAQIDAIVGWKDLPFGCHVYEPGSTAKFRTGDWRSQRPVLDKEKCIRCGMCWVFCPDMCYSQTEEGYFEANMEYCKGCGICAHECPKDAITMVPEED, encoded by the coding sequence ATGGCACAGATCGACGCCATTGTCGGATGGAAGGATTTACCTTTCGGCTGCCATGTCTATGAGCCGGGCAGTACAGCAAAATTCCGTACCGGGGACTGGAGGTCGCAACGACCCGTCCTCGACAAGGAGAAGTGCATAAGGTGCGGCATGTGTTGGGTCTTTTGCCCTGACATGTGCTATTCCCAGACGGAAGAGGGGTATTTCGAGGCGAACATGGAATACTGCAAGGGATGCGGCATCTGTGCCCATGAGTGTCCGAAGGACGCCATCACCATGGTTCCAGAGGAGGATTGA
- the porA gene encoding pyruvate ferredoxin oxidoreductase: MGKRVGIEVSIAIAEAVKLARAEVIAAYPITPQTHIVEHLSEIIANGELDAEFITVESEHAAMSCCCGSSAAGARTYTATSSQGLALMSEILYHPGPMRLPIVMTVANRALAAPISIWNDHQDIMAQRDIGWIQTFAENGQEAVDLTLHAFRVAEDRKVSLPVIVNIDGFTLSHVIEPIVIPDQEEVDAYLPAFKPRVRLDVKKPVTMGPVGIPEVYTEAKMAHNEAIKASKRVILQGWKEFAEIFGREYNPVETYRSEDAEVLLVTMGSISETAMTAVDAMRDKGTSVGLVRIRLWRPFPGPEFRKAAGKASVLAVIDRCLPPGAVCGPVGAELRSIFYKMPGAPKIFSFVAGLGGRDVTVELFEEIVDKARAYAKKRPTELYEVIGVRER, from the coding sequence ATGGGTAAGAGAGTAGGAATCGAGGTATCCATAGCCATAGCGGAAGCTGTAAAGCTCGCAAGGGCGGAAGTGATTGCCGCCTATCCCATCACACCCCAGACCCACATCGTCGAACATCTTTCCGAAATCATTGCCAATGGGGAACTCGATGCCGAGTTCATCACCGTGGAGTCCGAGCACGCGGCCATGAGCTGCTGTTGCGGATCATCCGCGGCAGGTGCGCGTACCTACACGGCTACGAGCTCCCAGGGACTCGCCCTCATGAGCGAGATCCTCTATCACCCTGGGCCCATGCGACTCCCCATCGTCATGACAGTGGCGAACCGGGCACTCGCTGCCCCTATCAGCATCTGGAACGACCATCAGGACATCATGGCACAGCGGGACATCGGCTGGATCCAGACCTTTGCGGAAAACGGCCAGGAGGCTGTGGACCTCACGCTTCATGCCTTCAGGGTGGCCGAGGACCGGAAGGTATCCCTGCCCGTGATCGTGAACATAGACGGATTCACCTTGAGCCACGTCATCGAGCCCATCGTGATTCCGGACCAGGAAGAGGTAGACGCATATCTCCCTGCGTTCAAGCCCAGGGTCCGACTTGACGTCAAGAAACCCGTCACCATGGGGCCGGTCGGGATCCCCGAGGTGTATACCGAGGCCAAGATGGCCCACAACGAGGCCATTAAGGCATCAAAGAGGGTGATCTTGCAGGGCTGGAAGGAGTTCGCCGAGATCTTCGGGCGCGAATACAACCCAGTGGAGACCTACCGGAGTGAGGACGCCGAGGTCCTTCTCGTGACCATGGGGAGCATCTCTGAGACGGCGATGACCGCTGTGGATGCCATGCGGGACAAGGGGACCTCTGTGGGGCTCGTCCGCATCAGGCTCTGGAGGCCGTTTCCTGGTCCGGAATTCCGCAAGGCCGCTGGAAAGGCCTCGGTGCTTGCGGTCATCGATCGGTGTCTGCCTCCGGGCGCGGTCTGTGGGCCGGTCGGCGCTGAACTCCGGTCCATCTTCTACAAGATGCCCGGGGCCCCAAAGATCTTCAGCTTCGTGGCTGGCCTTGGCGGGCGTGATGTCACTGTAGAACTTTTTGAGGAAATCGTCGACAAGGCGCGTGCGTACGCCAAAAAACGGCCGACTGAACTCTATGAGGTGATAGGGGTGCGAGAAAGATGA